The genomic segment GATCGTGGCGACGCTCGGCTGCAAGCAAGGATTGTTCGCCGCGTTGCTGGCGACGCTCGATCCCGGTGACGAAGTGCTGATCGAAGACCCCGGATTCGTCAGCTACGAGCCAGCGGTACGCTACGCTTCCGCCGTGGCCCGCCCGGTGACGATCTCGCGCGAGTGCCGGTTCCGCGATCGAGAGCGGCAGCTATCAGAGAGCGTTACTGACAGCACCAAAGGCATCATCTTGTGCTCGCCCCACAACCCCACGGGTGTGATCCACGCCCGGGAAGATCAGCGAGTCATCGCTTCGCTCGCTCAGACACACGGACTCCTCGTCTACTCCGACGAAACCTACGAAAGACTCACCTGGGACGGGCGCCGGCACGGATCGATCGCGGCGATCCCGGGAATGCGAGAACGGACGATCACCCTCATGGGGTTGACGAAGAGCTTTTGCATGGGCGGCTGGCGCGTGGGCTTCGCCTTCGCCCCGAAGGCGATCGTCGACGCGATGCTCACGGTCCAGGAGCACCTCGTGACCTGCGTGAGCTCCTTCGCCCAGACCGCTGGGGCTCTGGCCTACGGTCGTGAGCCGCCCGAGGAAGTGAGGTCTCTCTGGAGCGATTGGGAAAGGCGCACCCGCACCGTCACCGCCGCGCTCGATGCGTTGCCCGGGGTTCGATGCACGATGGCCGAAGGAGCCTTCTACGCCTGGGCGGACATCCGGGAGAGAGCCTCGTGTTCGATGGCCTTGGCCGCTCACCTCCTCGAGGACTACGGCGTCGCAGTCGTGCCCGGCTCGGCCTTCGGCCCTTCGGGCGAGGGTCATGTGAGGATCACCTGCGCGCGGTCGTGGCAAGAGATCGACCTCGGGCTCGAGCGTCTGCGCAAGGCCCTGTGCTGACGCTGGTCGCGGAGCTTCCTTTGGGAGCGGACCGCCCTCAAAGAATCCCCTGACGAACCTCCGTGTGGCTTCTCGACCGCTACCGTCGCCTGTCTCTCGGCGCCCGGATTCTCGTATTCATGGTGGCCGGTGTCGTCGTCGGCCTCGTTCTCGGGGAATCTGCCGCTGCCTTCGAGCCGCTTGGCAACCTGTTCATACGACTCCTCATGATGGCAGCCATTCCGCTCGTCTTCTTCAACTTGGTGGCGGCGATCGGCTCCATGACCGACGTCAAGTTACTCGGCCGGCTCGGCGTCAAGATCATCGTTTATTACACGCTGACCACGGTCGTGGCGATTCTCCTGGGATTGGCCACGACCGCATGGCTTCGACCTGGCGACGGGATGGTGCTCGCCGAAACACCGCCCGAGGGACTCGGAGCGTTGCCGAGCGTTGGCGAGGTCGTTCTCGATCTCGTCCCCACCAACGTCGTCGATGCTTTCGCCCGGGGCAACGTGGGGCAAATCGTCTTTTTTTCCGTGCTCCTCGGCTTCGCCACAGCCCTTCTACCCGAGGAGCGCCGCCAACCACTCGACGGCCTCTTCAATGCGGCAGCGGAGCTTTTTCGAAAACTGGTCGCCCTCGTTCTCCGGTTCGGCCCCATCGGCATCGGAGCACTCGCCGCAGCGACCGTGGGTCAATACGGGTCGGGACTCTTCGGACCCCTCGCGCGTTTCCTCGCATCCGTGTGGCTCGCCCAGGCTATCGTAGTGGCGCTCTATCTCGTCTTCGTGCTCTTCTTCGGACGAACCTCACCTCTGGAGTTCCTGAGGAAAACTGGACCGCTCTACGCGACCACCGCGGCCACCTGCAGCAGCCTGGCCAGTCTCGCGGTATCGCTGGAGCTCGCCGAGAAACGCTTGAAACTGCCGCGAGCCGTATACGCCTTCACTCTCCCTCTCGGCGCCCAGTTCAACAAAGATGGTACGGCCGTCATGTTGGGCTCGGTCTTGCTCTTCACCTCTCAGTCCGCCGGCATCGATCTCGACGGTGCCGCGATGGTGAGCGTTTTGGCGCTCGGCCTAGTCCTCTCTCAGGCCTCGAGCGGGATCCCGGGCGGCGGACTGGTGTCCGCCCTCCTCTTCGTCGAGGCGTTTCAGCTTCCCGTCGAGATCGCTGCCATCGTCGGAGGGATCTATCGGCTGGTGGACATGGGGAGCACGACGGTGAACATGATGGGAGACCTCGTGGGTACCCTATGGGTGGCCCGTTCCGAAGCCCTTTCGTTTCCCGCGAACGAAGAGAGTGAGAGCGATGGCACCCACTCGGGTTGAGAAGTCGCGATGTTATAGAATCGCCGCTCCGACCCTTCTGACCGGAGTGGAATCGACATGACCCTGTTTCTGTCTCTCTTCTTGAGTGTCATCTCCCAAGACCAATACGACGTCGAGATACGCGAGATCGCCGCGCGGCCGAAGGTCCGCGAAGCCTTCGAGATCATCGTCGCGCTCGAGCCGCAAACGGAGCGCGACCTCATCCACCTGACCGAGATCCCGGCTCCCCCTTTCATGGAAGACAAGCGTGCGGCTCGGTACGCCGAGATGCTTCGCGAGGCGGGCCTCGAAAGTGTGACGACCGATGAGGTCGGGAACGTCCTGGGCGAGATCACCGGAGCCGAGGGAGGGCGCACCGTGGCGGTCGTCGCACACCTCGACACCGTCTTCCCCGAAGGCACCGACGTCACCGTTCGCCGCGAGGGCGACCGACTGCACGCGCCCGGCATCGGAGATGATACTCGCG from the Vicinamibacteria bacterium genome contains:
- a CDS encoding aminotransferase class I/II-fold pyridoxal phosphate-dependent enzyme, whose protein sequence is MRCEAVAERARNIPPSATVRIADAVAEKKRQGLSVVDFSAGRASEHTFEYLVREATRAMHEGDTHQTMARGKPEFREACSIKLARDNGLDADPSREIVATLGCKQGLFAALLATLDPGDEVLIEDPGFVSYEPAVRYASAVARPVTISRECRFRDRERQLSESVTDSTKGIILCSPHNPTGVIHAREDQRVIASLAQTHGLLVYSDETYERLTWDGRRHGSIAAIPGMRERTITLMGLTKSFCMGGWRVGFAFAPKAIVDAMLTVQEHLVTCVSSFAQTAGALAYGREPPEEVRSLWSDWERRTRTVTAALDALPGVRCTMAEGAFYAWADIRERASCSMALAAHLLEDYGVAVVPGSAFGPSGEGHVRITCARSWQEIDLGLERLRKALC
- a CDS encoding dicarboxylate/amino acid:cation symporter, which encodes MWLLDRYRRLSLGARILVFMVAGVVVGLVLGESAAAFEPLGNLFIRLLMMAAIPLVFFNLVAAIGSMTDVKLLGRLGVKIIVYYTLTTVVAILLGLATTAWLRPGDGMVLAETPPEGLGALPSVGEVVLDLVPTNVVDAFARGNVGQIVFFSVLLGFATALLPEERRQPLDGLFNAAAELFRKLVALVLRFGPIGIGALAAATVGQYGSGLFGPLARFLASVWLAQAIVVALYLVFVLFFGRTSPLEFLRKTGPLYATTAATCSSLASLAVSLELAEKRLKLPRAVYAFTLPLGAQFNKDGTAVMLGSVLLFTSQSAGIDLDGAAMVSVLALGLVLSQASSGIPGGGLVSALLFVEAFQLPVEIAAIVGGIYRLVDMGSTTVNMMGDLVGTLWVARSEALSFPANEESESDGTHSG